Genomic window (Sphingosinicella microcystinivorans):
GCGCTCGCCGACCGGGGCGGGCTCGCCCCGGTCGGGCTTTATCTGGCAGGCGCCGCGCTGGTGAGTTTCATCGGGCTGCTGATGGTGCGGCCGACGGACACGCCCTGATGTGTTCTCCCCTCCTCTTCAGGAGAGGAGCCGGGGGTGGGGACTATCCACGCACGCGGCGTCCGGCAGAACCGCCCCACCCCAAACCCCTCCCCTGAAGGAGAGGGGCTTTCTTCTACAGACGCGCCCTGAGGCTGGCGAAGAAGCTGCGGCCCGGCTCCGGGAAACCGTCGGTGAGCTGGTAGGTCTCGTCGAACAGGTTGCGCGCGCCCACCCCGAGCGTGACGTTGTCCATCACGTCGAAATCGACGCGGAGGTTGGCGAGCACGTGGCTGCCGGTCTTGTAGTAGCGCGTACCCGGCGTGTTCACCGTCCAGCGGCTCGACGCGATGTCGACGTTCGGCACGACGTGGAGGCGCGAGACCGGCGACCAGTCCGCCCACACGAACGCCTTGTGCGTCGGCACGCCCGTGGGCCGGAACGCGGCGTTCGAGGGATCGTCGAGATCGCGGTGCGTCCACGTGTAGTTGGCGCCGAGGCCGAGTGTGTCGCCAAGGCGCGCATCGAGCGACAGCTCGACGCCGTAATAGTCGCCCTTGCCGAGGTTGCGGCTCTGCGTGACCGCCTGCGGATCGCAGACGCCGGGCGCGGTGCAGACCTCAATGACCGTGGGGAAGGCCACGATGACGTCGGTGACGCGCGAATAGAACAGCGCGCCTTCCGCCGTCACGCCCCCGAAGCGGCGGCTGCCGCCGACCTCGAAGCTGGTGGCGCGTTCCGCCTTCAGGTCCGGGTTCGAGGTGGCGCCGCCGAAGCGCGAGCTGAAGCGTTCGAACACGGTGGGGAAGCGCGCGCGCGACGAGATGCTGGCGTGGAGGCGCGTCGCCTCGTCCGGCGTCCAGACGAGCCGGCCCTGCCCGTTCACCGCGCTGCTGTTGCGGATCGGATAGGAGAACAGGCGATTGCCCGGAAGGCCGGGGACGGCGCCGTATTCCTCCGCGCGCTTCAGGTCGCGCCAGTCGTAGCTGGCGCCGGCCGTGAACGTGAGCGTCGGCGACAGCGCGAGGCGGTTCTCGACGGCGACGCTCCACGTCTCCTCGAGGTTCTCCTGATCGGGCTCCCACGTGCCGGCCGGGAAGACCTGCTGCGTCTCGATATGCTTGTCGCGGCGGTAGTGCGCGGCGACGCTGAGGCCGTAGCTGTCGGTGAGGTCGACGTCGAGCTGCGCCGAGCCGCCCCACGCGGTGTCGTCATACGGGCTGTTGAAGGCGCGCGGGCGCGTCTGCGCGGTCTGTGTCGCATCGTCGAAGGAACGGAGCAGGTTCTTGAGCCTGTTGCGGTAGGCGCGCGTCTTCAGCGTGGCGTTGTCGCCCAGCGCCGTCGTCGAGAGGAAATAGATGCTTTCCACGTCCCACTGCGGCCACGACCAGTTGCGCTGCGTCGCCGTGTCGGTGACGTGCAGCGGCGCGTTCTTCGCGCCTTCCTGCCGCGTGTAGCTGATCGAATACTCGTCGGTGGCGTTCGGCGTGAAGCCGAGCTTCACGTTGACGCGCCAGTCCTCCGTGCGCGTGAACTCGCGCTCGCCGCCGTCCTCCACGGAACCCGCCGCGGGCTCATAGCCGCCGGGCAGGTCCCAGTGATCCCGGAAATCGCGCGTGTAGGAGCCCTGCGCATACCATTTCTCCTGCCGCGTGCCGATGAGCGCGAAGACGTTGTAGCCCGCGTAGTCGGCGTCGCGGTCCAGCGACAAAGTGCCGCGCGCCTCGGCCTCCAGCGCCTTCGTCGGCTTGCGGGTGACGAGGTTGACCGCGCCGCCCATCGCGCCGGGACCGTCGAGCACCGAGGCGTAGCCCTTCGCCACCTGAACCTCGGCGATGTCGGGCGTGAGGAAGCGGCCGTAATCGAGGCGGTTGTCGGCGGGGAGGTAGACGCGGACGCCGTCGATCGAGAGCGGCACCTGGAAACGATCGAAACCGCGCACGAAGATCAGCCGCTCGTTGCGCGAGCCGCCGCTGTTCGAGGCGGAGACGCCGGGCATCAGGCTGACCGCCTCGTCGAGCGTGGTGCGGTTGAACGTGTAGATCGCCTCCGACGACAGCGTCGAGGAGGCGATGGCGATGCCCTCCTGCACGGGCGCGGTGACGATGATCTGACCGAGCGCGAAGGCGCTGCCTTCCGCCTGCGCATCGGCAGCCGGTTGCGCATGAGCGGAGGCGATGGCGACGGGGGCCGCCGAAACAGCCAGAATGCTTAGAAAACGCATGATATTTGCCCTTCTTATCGAACGCGATCGGCGCTATTCAGTCCCCACCACTGTATCCGGCGATATATAGCTCTGCACCGGGAAGGAAAGATCAAAATGTCACGACTGCTCATCATCGCGGCCGTTCTCGCGCTGTCTTCCGCCGCGAACGCGCAGGAAGCGACGGAATGCCGCACGGAGACGCCCGTACTGCCGGCGGAACTGGCGGGATGGAACACGCAGGGAACCGCCACGGCCGCGGCCGATGCGAAGGCGCTGAAATCGGCCACGCTGGCGCTGGGCACGCGCGTCGACGCCGCGCTGAAGCCGACGCGCGAGATCCGCTACCTCGCCCGCCCCGAAAAGCCGGGCGGATCGGTGAGCTATGGCGGCATGTTCAGCTTCAACGCCGACACCGACGGCATCTACCGCGTCGCGCTCGGCTCCGCCGCGTGGATCGACGTGCTGAAGGGCAGGACCGCCGTCACGTCGTCCGATCACGGGCATGGGCCGGCGTGCTCGGGCATCCGCAAGATGGTCGATTTCCCGCTGAAGGCCGGACGCTACACGTTGCAGATCGCGGCGAACGGCGAGAGCACGGTGGGGGTGATGGTGGCGCGCCTGCCTTGAGCGCGCTGGTCCGCGTTCTCCTGCTGCTCGGTCTCGCGGCGAGCGCGGCCGGCGCGGCGCCCGCGTGGCGCTGGTCGCTGCCGGACGGCGTCATGCCCCCGCCGGTGCCCGCCGACAACCCGATGTCCGCCGCCAAGGTCGCGCTCGGCCGGCGGCTGTTCTACGAGGCCGACCTCTCGATCGACGGCACCCTGGCCTGCGCCTCGTGCCACGCGCAGAAGCACGGCTTCGCGGACAGCATCCCGACGCGCCCCGGCGTGAACGGCGACCCCGGACGCCGCAACGCGCCGGGGCTCGCGAACGTCGGCTGGCTGCCCTCGCTCACCTTTGCCGACCCCGCGCTCACCACGCTGGAAGCGCACGCCGTGGTGCCGCTGTTCGGCGAGCGGCCGGTCGAGATGGGCATGAAGGGCGCGGAGGCCGAGCTGGTGCGGCGGCTGGCGCGCGACGCCTGCTACGTGCGGATGTTCCGCGCGGCGTTCCCCGA
Coding sequences:
- a CDS encoding homogentisate 1,2-dioxygenase gives rise to the protein MSRLLIIAAVLALSSAANAQEATECRTETPVLPAELAGWNTQGTATAAADAKALKSATLALGTRVDAALKPTREIRYLARPEKPGGSVSYGGMFSFNADTDGIYRVALGSAAWIDVLKGRTAVTSSDHGHGPACSGIRKMVDFPLKAGRYTLQIAANGESTVGVMVARLP
- a CDS encoding TonB-dependent receptor plug domain-containing protein, with amino-acid sequence MRFLSILAVSAAPVAIASAHAQPAADAQAEGSAFALGQIIVTAPVQEGIAIASSTLSSEAIYTFNRTTLDEAVSLMPGVSASNSGGSRNERLIFVRGFDRFQVPLSIDGVRVYLPADNRLDYGRFLTPDIAEVQVAKGYASVLDGPGAMGGAVNLVTRKPTKALEAEARGTLSLDRDADYAGYNVFALIGTRQEKWYAQGSYTRDFRDHWDLPGGYEPAAGSVEDGGEREFTRTEDWRVNVKLGFTPNATDEYSISYTRQEGAKNAPLHVTDTATQRNWSWPQWDVESIYFLSTTALGDNATLKTRAYRNRLKNLLRSFDDATQTAQTRPRAFNSPYDDTAWGGSAQLDVDLTDSYGLSVAAHYRRDKHIETQQVFPAGTWEPDQENLEETWSVAVENRLALSPTLTFTAGASYDWRDLKRAEEYGAVPGLPGNRLFSYPIRNSSAVNGQGRLVWTPDEATRLHASISSRARFPTVFERFSSRFGGATSNPDLKAERATSFEVGGSRRFGGVTAEGALFYSRVTDVIVAFPTVIEVCTAPGVCDPQAVTQSRNLGKGDYYGVELSLDARLGDTLGLGANYTWTHRDLDDPSNAAFRPTGVPTHKAFVWADWSPVSRLHVVPNVDIASSRWTVNTPGTRYYKTGSHVLANLRVDFDVMDNVTLGVGARNLFDETYQLTDGFPEPGRSFFASLRARL